In the genome of Chthonomonadales bacterium, the window CGTGTCGTCCCTGGGATAGAAGTAGAGCACCACGATCCGGCCGCGCAGGTCGGCGAGGTGGATCGTCGCGCCGTCGGCGGCCGGCAGGGTGAAGTCGGGAGCGGGCTGCCCCTCGGCGGGGCGCGATGGCGGGGCTCCCTCGAGCTCGGCGCTGGCCATCGGTTCGGGCCTCCTGGTCGAGTTCACGCCGTCCGCGGGCGCGTCGGCGTGCCGGGGAGCAGTACGCGGCGCCCGGCCACGGCGTTCCAGCGCCGGGCGCCGTGATGAGGCGGTGGCGTCAGCCGCCAGGGCGGCGGAACTGCGTGTCGCCGTAGAGGGTCTGTATGTAGTTCACCTGGCCGGCGTGGTACTGCAGGTGCGAGAGGGCGATGTCCAGCACGACCACGCCGGGCACCGATCCCAGGGGCAGCACGTAGACGCGCTCCAGCGCGGCCTCGTCCATCCCGCGCACGGCGTCGGCCAGTTCCTTGCCGCTCGCCTCCAGATGGCGGCGAGCCGCCTCGGCGTCGCCGCCGAAGGGGGCGC includes:
- a CDS encoding DinB family protein, whose amino-acid sequence is MTVFEWHARGIERAATLLGFYVSTTAPERLTWRPQADPASSAHSVLDLAEECVHASLLFAAVLRGEPAPALVSSREGAPFGGDAEAARRHLEASGKELADAVRGMDEAALERVYVLPLGSVPGVVVLDIALSHLQYHAGQVNYIQTLYGDTQFRRPGG